One stretch of Kiritimatiellaceae bacterium DNA includes these proteins:
- a CDS encoding NAD(P)H-hydrate dehydratase, with protein MKTVSTMEMRELERQTIANGVTGEELMRRAGQGVADIAQDILASRSGHSVLLIAGTGNNGGDVFAAATDLSQTDLDIEVWLCGSQSQIKGDAQLHLKKMVRAGIIPKEIRSPNDLFPKTWPHLIVDGLLGTGSNGAPRGFMGPLIEWINAEGQHAFVLAIDIPSGIDADTGIAEGSAVKADLTVTIGLPKTGLIRPEALPYTGTVEVLDIGIPLEFIEDIAGCEEAALINRSDIFIPRRERDSHKGSYGHVLLIGGSKGFTGAIAMAARAALRSGAGLVSVLTPEEVYPIVAQAAGPEVMVHPFDKTIPFDLSKFDALLIGPGLGRSKETAALVETLLKTCNVPLILDADALCVAPKKIGAAKCPVILTPHPGEFERLFGVPVSDRWKQAREAAELTGKTIVLKGAGTVVAEPEHKLAINMTGNPGMATGGSGDVLAGLLTGLLGQGMEPFDAAMSAVYLHGIAGDIAAHDLTQESLIATDMINALPDAFRFLQSR; from the coding sequence ATGAAGACCGTGTCAACCATGGAAATGCGCGAACTCGAACGTCAGACGATCGCAAACGGCGTGACCGGCGAAGAACTCATGCGCCGCGCCGGACAGGGCGTCGCCGATATTGCGCAGGATATTCTCGCCAGCCGCAGCGGACATTCCGTTCTGCTGATCGCCGGAACCGGCAACAACGGCGGTGATGTCTTCGCCGCCGCCACCGACCTTTCACAAACTGATCTCGATATCGAGGTCTGGCTCTGCGGTTCGCAAAGTCAGATTAAAGGCGACGCCCAACTGCACCTGAAAAAAATGGTGCGCGCCGGAATCATCCCAAAAGAAATTCGCAGCCCGAACGATCTCTTTCCGAAAACGTGGCCCCATCTCATCGTTGACGGACTGCTCGGAACCGGCTCCAACGGTGCGCCGCGCGGCTTCATGGGCCCGCTCATCGAATGGATCAATGCTGAAGGACAACACGCCTTTGTGCTCGCCATCGATATTCCATCCGGTATCGACGCCGACACCGGCATTGCCGAAGGCTCCGCCGTGAAAGCCGACCTGACCGTCACCATCGGCCTGCCGAAAACCGGACTCATCCGTCCCGAAGCGCTTCCGTACACCGGAACCGTCGAAGTCCTCGACATCGGCATTCCGCTTGAATTTATAGAGGATATCGCCGGCTGCGAAGAAGCCGCACTGATTAATCGCTCCGATATTTTCATTCCGCGCCGCGAACGCGACAGCCATAAAGGAAGTTACGGCCACGTTCTGCTCATCGGCGGCTCCAAAGGGTTTACCGGTGCCATCGCGATGGCCGCGCGCGCCGCGCTCCGTTCCGGCGCCGGACTCGTCAGCGTGCTGACACCGGAAGAAGTGTATCCCATCGTCGCACAGGCCGCCGGGCCGGAAGTGATGGTTCATCCTTTCGACAAAACCATTCCCTTTGACCTGTCAAAATTTGACGCCCTGCTGATCGGCCCCGGCCTTGGCCGCTCCAAAGAAACCGCCGCGCTGGTCGAGACACTGCTTAAAACATGCAACGTTCCGCTGATTCTCGATGCCGATGCACTCTGCGTGGCACCGAAAAAAATCGGCGCAGCAAAATGTCCGGTAATTCTTACGCCCCACCCCGGCGAGTTCGAACGGCTTTTTGGCGTTCCGGTTTCCGACCGTTGGAAACAGGCGCGGGAAGCCGCGGAGTTAACCGGCAAGACGATTGTTCTGAAAGGCGCCGGAACCGTGGTGGCAGAACCGGAACACAAGCTGGCGATCAACATGACTGGAAATCCGGGCATGGCGACCGGCGGCTCCGGCGATGTGCTCGCCGGCCTTCTGACCGGCCTGCTCGGTCAGGGAATGGAACCGTTTGATGCGGCAATGAGCGCAGTTTATCTGCACGGAATCGCCGGGGATATCGCGGCGCACGACCTGACACAGGAATCGTTAATCGCCACCGATATGATCAACGCCCTGCCCGATGCATTCCGGTTTCTCCAGTCGCGCTGA
- the pheS gene encoding phenylalanine--tRNA ligase subunit alpha — translation MNLQELNQIRETALAEARGAADAAALEAVRIKYLGRSGLLPDVMAQLKEVPNEEKPLFGKGANALKNELAELIKERQGALTSGSKSGAVFDPTLPGLWPELGSEHPISKVTSRIVEIFQSIGFTVADGPDIETVWNNFDALNTPADHPSRDEQDTFYLNSGELLRCHTSPVQVRYMESHQPPIRIIAPGRCYRRDTPDATHSANFHQVEGLFVAEKVSMADLKGTLAYFAKQFLGDEVKIRFRPHFFPFTEPSFEVDFFFEVGGKSRWIEILGAGMVDPNVFRKVGYDPDKVTGFAFGMGIERLAMIMYGIKDIRNLYENDVRFLAQF, via the coding sequence ATGAACCTGCAGGAACTCAATCAGATCAGAGAAACAGCGCTGGCCGAAGCACGCGGCGCGGCGGATGCCGCTGCGCTCGAAGCGGTGCGCATTAAATATCTGGGCCGTAGCGGACTTCTTCCCGACGTGATGGCTCAGCTCAAAGAAGTGCCGAACGAAGAAAAGCCTCTGTTCGGAAAAGGCGCCAACGCGCTCAAGAACGAACTGGCTGAGCTGATCAAAGAACGGCAGGGCGCGCTGACTTCCGGTTCCAAATCCGGCGCGGTGTTTGATCCGACTCTGCCGGGCCTTTGGCCGGAACTCGGCTCGGAACATCCGATCAGTAAAGTAACGTCGCGCATCGTCGAAATCTTTCAGTCGATTGGCTTCACCGTCGCCGACGGGCCGGATATTGAAACCGTCTGGAACAACTTTGACGCGCTCAACACGCCCGCCGATCATCCGTCGCGCGACGAGCAGGACACCTTTTATCTGAACAGCGGTGAACTGCTGCGCTGCCACACCTCGCCGGTGCAGGTGCGCTACATGGAAAGCCATCAGCCGCCGATCCGCATCATTGCGCCCGGCCGTTGCTACCGCCGCGACACGCCGGATGCCACGCACAGCGCCAACTTCCATCAGGTTGAAGGATTGTTTGTTGCGGAAAAAGTTTCGATGGCCGACTTGAAGGGCACGCTGGCTTATTTCGCCAAACAGTTTCTTGGCGATGAAGTGAAAATCCGGTTTCGTCCGCACTTCTTCCCGTTCACCGAACCGAGTTTCGAAGTCGATTTCTTTTTCGAAGTCGGCGGCAAGAGCCGCTGGATCGAAATTCTCGGCGCGGGTATGGTCGATCCCAACGTCTTTCGCAAAGTCGGCTACGATCCGGATAAAGTGACCGGCTTCGCCTTCGGCATGGGCATCGAACGGCTCGCCATGATCATGTACGGCATCAAAGACATCCGCAACCTCTACGAAAACGACGTGCGCTTCCTCGCGCAGTTCTAA
- a CDS encoding ATP-dependent 6-phosphofructokinase, whose protein sequence is MSRIIPIETLGECKVDSPFQAQQQEFFNDDNGVICRVHSLDYAPGSSVDGIEYFQRAGAREKIYFKPKEVVVGVVTCGGLCPGLNDVIRAVTFCAIEGYGVKKVLGFQYGYEGLVAEYAHPPVELNTDNTDDIHEKGGTILKSSRGPQDIKEIVRTLRHYNVNILIAIGGDGTLRGARAIQEEIKTQGLKIAVIGVPKTIDNDIGMIERSFGYETAVQGAWGVVNCAHAEAKAYRHGVGLVKLMGRESGWIAASTATSNSNVNFCLIPEVPFDLDGPNGFFEHLRQRLERKDHAVVVVAEGAGQNLIQHGESKDRSGNKKLADIGVFLRDEMLRWFAGKNCELNVKYFDPSYLIRSTPANANDAEYCLFLGYNAMHAAMAGKTGMVVGLHNHRLVHMPISTIGERKLVDPRGWNWQAVLQTTHQPARMVNG, encoded by the coding sequence ATGAGCAGGATTATTCCCATCGAAACGCTGGGCGAATGCAAAGTTGATTCGCCGTTTCAGGCGCAGCAGCAGGAATTTTTCAATGATGATAACGGAGTGATCTGCCGGGTGCATTCGCTGGATTACGCGCCGGGTTCATCGGTGGACGGTATCGAATACTTTCAGCGGGCGGGCGCCCGCGAAAAGATTTATTTCAAGCCGAAGGAAGTTGTCGTCGGGGTGGTGACTTGCGGCGGACTTTGTCCGGGGCTCAACGACGTCATTCGTGCGGTGACGTTCTGTGCGATTGAAGGCTATGGCGTCAAGAAAGTGCTTGGCTTTCAGTACGGCTACGAAGGGCTGGTTGCCGAATATGCTCATCCGCCGGTCGAGTTGAACACCGATAACACCGACGACATTCACGAAAAAGGCGGCACCATTCTAAAGTCTTCCCGCGGCCCGCAGGACATCAAGGAAATCGTTCGCACTCTGCGGCACTACAACGTGAACATTCTGATCGCCATCGGCGGCGACGGCACGTTGCGCGGTGCCCGCGCCATTCAGGAAGAAATTAAAACGCAGGGACTGAAGATCGCAGTCATTGGTGTGCCCAAGACGATTGATAACGATATCGGCATGATCGAGCGGTCGTTCGGTTATGAAACCGCTGTGCAAGGTGCCTGGGGTGTGGTCAATTGCGCTCACGCCGAGGCCAAGGCGTACCGTCACGGGGTCGGTCTGGTGAAGCTGATGGGCCGCGAGTCCGGCTGGATCGCCGCGTCGACCGCCACCTCCAACAGCAACGTCAATTTCTGTCTGATTCCGGAAGTGCCGTTTGATCTCGACGGGCCGAACGGATTTTTTGAACACCTCCGTCAGCGGTTGGAACGCAAAGATCATGCTGTGGTTGTCGTGGCCGAAGGCGCGGGCCAAAATCTGATTCAGCATGGCGAATCTAAAGACCGATCCGGCAATAAGAAGCTGGCCGATATCGGAGTTTTTCTGCGCGATGAGATGCTACGCTGGTTCGCCGGAAAGAACTGCGAACTCAACGTCAAATATTTTGATCCGAGTTATTTAATCCGCAGTACGCCTGCCAACGCCAACGATGCGGAATACTGTCTTTTTCTCGGCTACAACGCGATGCACGCCGCGATGGCCGGAAAAACCGGCATGGTGGTCGGATTGCATAATCACCGGCTGGTTCACATGCCGATTTCGACGATCGGCGAGCGCAAACTGGTTGATCCTCGCGGATGGAACTGGCAGGCCGTTTTGCAGACAACGCATCAGCCGGCCCGCATGGTGAACGGATAA